The genomic window TCGTTGTCTTGCGGCACCTAAGCTTGCAAAGACAAAAATAAGGTAAATACCCGGACAGGGGATAAAAAATGCAAAGCTACAAACTGTCGTTCCCGGATCAACGTCTGCCGCTGTGTGCTGAAATCGTATTATTGAAAGCCTTATTCCATCGTTCCGCCAGTCTGTCTCTGGCGGAATGCAGCCCGGAGACACTCGGTTTTTAAGATCATTCGACTTTCAGACTTTACTTTTTTCTTGCATTTACCTGAAATATCATTAAATTGATGTGTGTTTTGAATTAAAAGGAGGGTACAATGTCAAAAATTTCTGTAGTTGAAAAACCGTCAAGAGAAAAGCTGGGAGAAAAAGGCCAAGTCTCATTAACTCGATAAATGTGAATAAAGAAGAACAAGAGATGCTGACGTTTGTTGAGGAAAAGTTTGAGCATCGCTTGACTACAGAAATTGGCAAAGTCAATGAGCGCATGACCGAAGAAATTGGCAAGGTCAATATAACAATTGCCAATGTAGAAAAGCGTCCGGACTCAAAAATTAAGCACAGCCGTTCCGACCTCATCAAAGGGATGTTCATTTTCCGGATCGGTCAGGTGAATGGCGCACCCAAACTAAATTTTAGCACTCATATGAATATAATGAATTCTGGTGGCTGCTCTTATTGCAGCAACCAGACACCGCTGTCTTGATTATTGCATTTTAATTTTCTATTGTGTAAATTCAAAATAATTTGTTATTTTTGCAGAGCCGTTTCATCCAAAGGAACAATGATTTCATGGAAAAAACACAAATTCTATTAATCGAAGACAATAACCTGCTGCGCGAAGGGATCGCTGCCATGCTCACTGAGCATGATGATTTCGATGTCGTTGCGCGATCGGAAGATGGCGACGCGATAGAACAATTAAAGAATATGCGATTCCCCCCGAATGTTGTCCTGTTGGATTTGGGACTGGAAAAAGTAAACAGCCTGGAGCTGATGACTCTGCTTCAGGATAAATTACCCACGGCAAAGATTATCGCCATGGACATTATTCCCGATCATGTTGACATTGTTGAATTTGTCAAAGCCGGGGGATCCGGTTTCATTCTTAAAAACGCACCTTTTAGCGATTGGATCGAAACGATAAAGACCGTTATAAAGGGTGAAAATGTGCTTCCACCGATTTTGACCAATTCACTCTTTACACAAATTATCGATTTAGCCGTCAAGAGCGGCAAAGACATACCTGCCGACTCTGTCCGGTTTACGCCTCGAGAACGTGAAGTGGTGAATCTGATTGCGGAAGGCATGAGCAACAAAGAAATCGCTGCCACACTCCACATCGCCACCTATACCGTCAAAAGCCACGTACACAATATTCTGGAAAAACTCGCTCTTAACAATCGCCTGCAGATAGCGGCATTTGCCCTCAAGCAATAAATCTGATAATGATTTACTCCTGAAATTATTGTAACTATCCCGCCCGACATACACATTCAAGCGTGTTTGTAATAAACTTAAAACCCCTCCCTTGGTCTTGTAAACCAGAACACAGGCCCGGATCATTTTATGGCTTCCCTTCATAAGCTGTGCCGTTGCAATATTGTAGCTGCAGTATGTATTTAGCATATTGAGCGGGCTCTGAACATAATCTCGCAAAAGATATGTCTCTCCGGCATAACGAAATTCAAGTCAAATATTTCTTCACCCGTAATTGTCTCTTTATCATCCCAAAGAATTAGCTCCTTTTTCAACCTTTTGGGCGATTGGTTTTGTGGCTGAATATGATTAGCATGTAATTGGCGCCATACAAAGAAAAAATTGGCGTCGTAGTAAATAATCAATTTTTAACGAAATAAGAGATTATACCATGCAACCAAGCATTCATTATTATGTCCTGTCGTTGAGCAATCAAACGAGCAGGCTATTCGAGGGATTTCGAGATAAACTCATTGACATTCAAAACACGAATTTTCCACCCCGTAATTGTCTCTTTATCATCCCAAAGAATTAGCTCCTTTTTCAACCTTTTGGGCGATTGATTTTGTGGCTGAATATGATTAGCATGTAATTGGTGCCATACAAAGAAAAAATTGGCGTCGTAGTAAATAATCAATTTTTAACGAAATAAGAGATTATACCATGCAACCAAGCATTCATTATTATGTCCTGTTGTTGAGCAATCAAACGAGCAGGCTATTCGAGGGATTTCGAGATAAACTCATTGACATTCAAAACACGAATTTTCCACTTGGAATTTCAATTGATGCCGCTAACCCGGATTCCCAAAATACCCAACTGAGAGAATTTTTTAACCAGACGGACCAGCACTTTGCTCATTATTATCAACAAGATCCACTTCCATTGGTGATAGTCGGTGAAAAGAGCAACCTCGCCATTTTTATAGTCTTGACGACGCATTGGGATGCAGTTATCGGCACGATTAAAGGCAACTATAGCGCCACGTCTTTACATGATTTGGGCAAGATTGTATGGCCCATCGTAAAAGAGGCAATCTCGGGCGTAACTAAAAACGCGATGCATGATCTGGCAACCGCAGCCAAGGCAAAAAAAGTCGTATCCGGAATTGACGCCGTGGGCCAGTCTACGGAAAAAAAGATCGGCTCCACTTTGTACGTGGAAGAAGATTATCATGTAAAGGGCAGCATTCATCATAAAGCGGATCATTCGCTGATTATTTCAAATCACGTAAATATATGGGAAGTGATCGATGATGTGGTGGATTTTATCATCGAACAGGTATTAAAAATGGGCGGAACCGTAATTTTTATGAACAGTGGTGCGTTGGTGAATCTTGAGAGAATCGCTTTGGTTTTGCCCAACTGATGGGCAAACAGCAACTGTGTTATTAAATCCAGGAAAAAGCAATAAAAATGGAATAAAAAAAAGGAGAGGAGAAAAATGACTGACAACGAAATCCGGCTTTTTGAGAACCTTGCTCTAAAGCACATGGACAAATTGTACAGCCAAGCAATTAGATTGGCAGGAAGCACAGAAACAGCAGAAAGCCTGGTACAGCAAACCTACAAACTGTCCTATTGGCGTTTTGAACAATTTGATAAAACGGCTGATTTTGAGAAATGGCTAATCAGAAATTTAGCTTTTATCTGGGCACGCACTCGCTTTCAGGGGCCTCTGATTGCCGAGGGTTAAGGTGTACAAAATGTTCATGTCACTGTTACAAGGAAAAAGCAGCAAAGGCCAACATGAGAGTTATTAAATCATTGTAAAGTAAGCACGAAGGCAAGGAGCGTAAAGACGTTTTGAATTTGATCTATCCCTTTATAATGAGCCAAATCTTAAGCTTGACATCGATAATGTACACAATGCGGAAATCACTATTTTAAGAGGAAAACACAATGAAAGACAGCAGCACGAAGGACCAGGCAAAGGGTAAGTTTCATAAGGTAAAGGGAAAAATCAAGGAACTCGTCAAGAATCATATGCTCAAGTTATTTATTGTATTCATAAGCAAAGCTGGCTCAAAAAATTCTTTTGCAAAAACCGAAGAAAAAAATGGGAGTGGGCTGCGGCTCACCCCAAGTGTCATGCAGTGCAACTGTGAAAATTGGACACCCAACCAAAAGATGAAAGGAATTTTATCATGAAACATCTAATATTATTTTCAACGTTGATTCTATTGTTTTTCGGATTTAATCAAACCAATGCACAATTTGTCAATCCCGGTGTGGGCTATGGCATTGCCGCGGGCGGTGCCGCAGGAGATAATAGCAACGCTGACAAATGGGTCATTCAGGCTCGTGGCTATTTTCAATACAAGCTCATTTCTCCCATTTTTTTAGGTCAACTCAGCGTGGGATACACCGAACTCAACGCTCCTGGCGATTATAATACAAAAACCTTCATGGCCGATAACAGATTGCTTTTCATTCCATTTTCTTTGGAGGATTTAAATCCTTTCTTTTATGGTGGTTTTGGCGCGACCAAAGATATCGCCGTCAGCGGCTCGGATCTTTTTACCAATGGTCCCAATTGGAGTCGGTATCCAGAGCAGACTCGGCAGCCAAATGTTATTGGAGGTGAGTGGTGGATATAATTTGTCCTTAACGGATAAACTCGACGGACGCACGCGAACGGGTGCCGACCTCAACAGTCTTACCAATAAGAAGCATGATGGGTACTTTGGTTTTCTTCTCGGACTTGTGTTTGCCGGACCAGGCGCGGATGCCGATCCAGACAAGGATGGACTGACCAATAAGATTGAAAAAGAATTAGGCACTGATCCCAAAAAGGCCGACACCGATGGCGACGGCTTGAGCGATGGCGATGAAATAAATCGATGGAAAACCAATCCGCTCAGGCCGGATAGCGATAATGATGGTTTAAACGATGGCAATGAAGTGCACAAATACAAAACCGATCCTCTTAAGACAGACACGGATAGTGACGGCTTGAATGACGGCGCTGAAGTGAATCAGTACAAGACCGCCCCACTCAAGGCGGACAGCGATGGCGACGGCCTGAACGACGGTCCTGAATCGAAGCGCAGCACAAATCCGATCCACTGAATGGCGGCAGAGCGACGGCGACGGCTTGAGCGACGGCGACGAAGTGGTGAACAGGGCAAATCCGATCCGCTCAAGAGGGATAGCGATGCCGACGGGCTGAGCGATGGCGCTGAAGTGAATCAGTATAAAACCGATCCGGCGAAAGCAGACACGGATGGTGATGGTTTAGCGACGGCGACGAAAGTGAACAATATAAGACCGATCTCGGCGGAAAATCGATACCGATGGCGGTGGTGCAAACGATGGCGCCGAAGTGAAAAACAAAACGAACCCGCTGGATTCGAAGGATGACGTTGCAAAGCCAAAAACGACGATTATTCTCGAGAAAGGGAAAAAAGTAATTCTTCGAGGGGTCGATTTTGGATTACGAGCAAGGCCACTTCGACGCCGGACTCCTCAGGTATATTTTAGAGGAAGCCCATAAAGCTCTCGTTGCCAATCCCGATGTTCAGGTGGAAATTTCCGGCCATACGGATAGTGTGGGCAGCGATGAATACAATCGGGCGCTCTCATTGCGCCGGGCACAGGCGGCGAATACCGGCGGCGGAAAGAGGCATCGCCGGCGAATCGCCTGTAAAACCGTCGGTAAAAAGGTGAAACCGAACCCGTTGCCGGTAATGATACCGCGCAGATGGCCGGGCAGAGAATCGATCGCATTGAATTCTATGTTCAGCAATAGGCGGAATAACGCTGTAATGAATGCCGGGAGAGTTAACTGAAGAATGTCACACAAACCAGCATCCGGGTGATATCACCTCCGCTCAAACAATACGTAATTGGGCGGGGCGTAGAGAGTGAGGCCTTCGGCCCATGGATGAGGCCGTATCCGTTGGCCTTCCGCTCGAATTAACCCTGTCCACAGTTTTTGAAAAGAAGGTGTACTCACTGAAATCAAAACCAAACGTTGTCATCATCGGAGCGCTACTCTGTGTTGGATCGCTCTTACTGACGGCGTGTGGAGCTGAGTAGCGCGCTAACAGGCTGGCGCGAATCGGCGCGGGCGCCGGCGGCGTTGCCGGCGGCGTTATCGGACAAGCAACTCGGAAACACGGCCGTTGGCGCCACCGCACCGGGGCGGCGGTCGGCGGTAGCCGGAGCGCTCATCGGTTCGCCAGATGGACAAGGCAAGCCGAAGAGATGAGACAGGACATCGAGAACGCAAAAATCGAGCGAATTGGTGAGGGAATCAAGATCACGTTTGACTCCGGAATTCTCTTTGAATATGATTCTTCCGAGTTGCAGCCTGCGGCAAAGACGAACATTGAGAGTTTGGCAAAGGTGCTTAAGAAATATCCGGATACAAACATTCTCATTGAAGGCGATACCGATGATAAAGGCTCTGAAGAATACAACCAAAAGTTGTCCGAACGTCGTGCTCAAGCCGTTGCCGATTATCAAAGAAATCTGGGTATTGACGGCTCAAGGATTACCACGACAGGACTCGGCGAGTTGAATCCGATCGCTTCAAATGATACAGACTATGGTCGTGAACAAAATCGACGCGTGGAGCTGCCATTTTGGCGAAATAAATCGAAAAAAGCCGCAGAAGACGGCAAACGAACCAACTCGCGTTCGAGTGAATCCGTTAAACCAGTGCTGATGAAAGAAGATGCGATAGTATTAGTCATGAAAAGGAGGCAATAATGCCACTAATTAATGTTGTCATCGTTCTGATCGTAGTCGGTGTTCTTTTGTGGTTGATTAATCAGTACATACCAATGCATCGCAAGATCAAAACGATCTTGAATGTTGTCGTGATCATCGCGGTGGTTTTGTGGCTGTTGAGTGCTTTTGGGGTGATCGGCTCCATGTCCACTATCCGCATTGGCAGATGACAATCAATTGAATGGCACCGCACCGGCCAATTTAGTGTCAGGCAGCATGAACATTTGAAAGTTCAAACCGAAGGAAAAGATATGAAATTAATCAAGCTGGTGTTGCTTCTGTGCAGGATGGTCGCTTTCCGCTAGTTGTGTCTCAGAATCAAGCGCCCTGGCACGTTCGTTTTCTCTGGCTGACCGGAGATGTGCCGGGCATCATCCTGCTGTTTTTAACCGCAGCCACAGGGTTTATCGCAGGAATTACTGCGACGCTTCTGGTGAAGCGTCGCGCAAAACCACAACATAAAAATGAAAGTAATAACAAATGAAATACACAAAAACAAACCATTCTGTCTTGACGTGGATGTTAACCGCCATGCTCATAATAACAGTGACAGGCTGTACAGATTTATCTAAAGACAAAACGTCGACAAAACAAATCAAACAAGAAACGCAGGATTTAATCAAGGCGCTTGGGACTTATACCGCCGATCAGCGGGAAGAAGCGATTGAAAGAACCAAAACGGCCTTGGACGACCTGGATAAACGCATCGATACACTGGAAACACGTATTAACAATAACTGGGATCAAATGAACAAGGACGCTCGTGAAAACGCCCGTGCTAACCTGGAAGCGCTGCGCAAGCAACGAACAGAGGTGGGCGATTGGTACAGCAGATTGAAAACCAGTTCTGCCGATGCCTGGGAGCATACAAAGAAAGGGTTTTCAGATGCATACAAGAATCTCAGTGATGCATGGGAAAAGTCTGAAAAAGAATTCGGCGCCAACAAATAAAATACTGAAAAGAGAAAGCAATGAGTGAGAAAGAACTGTATCAGCAGAAAAAACAGGCTCAGTTGGACGAGTGGAAAGCAAAAGTAGAAAAGCTTAAGGCAAAGGCCTCTGGAGCCGGCGCTGACGCACATCTGGAATTGAACAAGCAGATCGAAGCACTAAAAGGCAAGATTGAGAGTGGAAAGAACAAGCTTGCTGAAATTGCGGACGCAAGTGAAGACTCGTGGGAGTCGATCAAAGACGGTGTGGAATCCGACAAAGTCTGCTTTCAGTGACGCAGCAGCAAATCACAAGAAATAACGACTGCCTAACGAATCGGTTACAGCGGTCGGCGCGAGCCCGACCGGGTAGGCATTTTATAACAAAAGGAGTTGATCGTGAAGAGAGTAGAAGGCAAGATAGCTGTTGTTACGGGTGGCGCAGTAGGAATTGGTCGAGCAGCGTGTCTGCAATTGGCCAGAGAAGGAGCAAAGGTCGCTGTAACCGACATAGCGGATGAAGAGGGGCAAAAAGTAGTAGACACAATCTCGGAATTCGGTGGAATTGCAAAATACTGGCGTGTCGATACCTCGAATGAGGATAGCGTTAGCAGCGCTTTTTCCAATATTGCTCGTGAATTTGGCTCAATAAACATACTTGTTAACAACGCCGGTATCGCCGGAGCGAATAAACCTACTCATGAAATAACCAAAGAAGAATGGGAAAAAGTCATCGATGTGAACGTCAGCGGTGTTTTCTTTTGTACCAAACATGCGATCCCATTCATGAAAAAATCTGGTGGCGGCAGCATCATTAACATGTCTTCTATTTATGGAATCGTCGGCGCTGCGGACTTGCCGCCCTATCATGCATCCAAAGGGGCCGTTCGGCTGATGAGTAAGAATGATGCTCTGTTTTATGCAAAGGAC from candidate division KSB1 bacterium includes these protein-coding regions:
- a CDS encoding Thivi_2564 family membrane protein; its protein translation is MPLINVVIVLIVVGVLLWLINQYIPMHRKIKTILNVVVIIAVVLWLLSAFGVIGSMSTIRIGR
- a CDS encoding response regulator transcription factor, whose translation is MEKTQILLIEDNNLLREGIAAMLTEHDDFDVVARSEDGDAIEQLKNMRFPPNVVLLDLGLEKVNSLELMTLLQDKLPTAKIIAMDIIPDHVDIVEFVKAGGSGFILKNAPFSDWIETIKTVIKGENVLPPILTNSLFTQIIDLAVKSGKDIPADSVRFTPREREVVNLIAEGMSNKEIAATLHIATYTVKSHVHNILEKLALNNRLQIAAFALKQ
- a CDS encoding OmpA family protein codes for the protein MRQDIENAKIERIGEGIKITFDSGILFEYDSSELQPAAKTNIESLAKVLKKYPDTNILIEGDTDDKGSEEYNQKLSERRAQAVADYQRNLGIDGSRITTTGLGELNPIASNDTDYGREQNRRVELPFWRNKSKKAAEDGKRTNSRSSESVKPVLMKEDAIVLVMKRRQ
- a CDS encoding glucose 1-dehydrogenase; amino-acid sequence: MKRVEGKIAVVTGGAVGIGRAACLQLAREGAKVAVTDIADEEGQKVVDTISEFGGIAKYWRVDTSNEDSVSSAFSNIAREFGSINILVNNAGIAGANKPTHEITKEEWEKVIDVNVSGVFFCTKHAIPFMKKSGGGSIINMSSIYGIVGAADLPPYHASKGAVRLMSKNDALFYAKDHIRVNSIHPGFIWTPLVEGLAKDSPEGVKAFREQLDSHHPIGHVGEPDDIAYGVLYLASDESKFITGAELVIDGGYTAQ
- a CDS encoding LapA family protein, which translates into the protein MQDGRFPLVVSQNQAPWHVRFLWLTGDVPGIILLFLTAATGFIAGITATLLVKRRAKPQHKNESNNK
- a CDS encoding coiled coil domain-containing protein, which codes for MSEKELYQQKKQAQLDEWKAKVEKLKAKASGAGADAHLELNKQIEALKGKIESGKNKLAEIADASEDSWESIKDGVESDKVCFQ